The genomic window TCCTTCCCCAGCTATTTTGGGTTCAGTCATATCGAAACATCTTGATAACTATCAGTCTCAATATCCTCAACTAATTCAGTCTATTAAGAACTCATTTTATGTCGACGATTTTATCTCTGGGGGAGCCACTGTTGAGGAGGTCTTTAATACCTACGTGGTTGCCAAGAATGTTATGGCTGAAGGAGGCTTCAACTTGAGAAAATGGGCttcaaattcaccagaattgatATCAAGGATTATCAATGCTGAATCTAGTTCATGTACTGATGCTACTCCAGGCCAGTCGAGTGGAGGAGATAAGTCACTTCAGTTTATTGTTGGGAGTGGTGACCCTCAGTCCAAGTTGCTTGGGGTGGGTTGGGACAGCTGTTCAGATGAGCTTCATTTCAATTTCTTAGAATTGACTGACCAAGCAAGCAAATTTCCTCCAAGCAGAAGATCATTGTTGAAGGTCACGGCAAGTATATTTGACCCCTTGGGTATACTTAGCCCCTTTGTGGTCAAGTTAAAAATTTTGTTTCAGACATTGTGTTGTCAATGCACCGATTGGGATCAGCCGTTAGAGGGTGAGTGTTTAAGAGAATGGAACAAATTTTTGTCTGAGTTCCGTATCTTAAATGGAGCTCGAGTACCACGATGCTACTTCCAGAAGGGACGGGTTTTACGTCTCAGTGAGCTGCATGGATTCAGTGACGCCTCTGAGCACGCCTATGCTGCTGTTTTGTATTTAAGAAATGTCTACATGGATGGTACCATCTCTATTAGCCTGGTTGCATCAAAGACACGAGTGACGCCGGTCAAGAAACAGTCGATTCCGCGTCTTGAATTGTTAGGTGCCTTGATACTAACACGACTAGTAAACGCCGTGCTTGGGAAACTCCCAATGCAGCTAACCCCTACTTACTGGGTTGATTCGACTGCAGCTCTATTTTGGATTAAAAATCACAGACCATGGAAGCAGTATGTTTCAAGAAGAGTTGCTGAAATTCGTTCTCATACCTCACCAAGTCAGTGGAAGCATTGTCCAGGAGTTCTTAACCCCGCTGATCTTCCATCTCGTGGATTAGGGGCTCAGAAGTTGTTGGATTCTGCCCTATGGTGGGGAGGCCCACCATATTTGAAGTCCTCAGAGAGTGAGTGGCCTGAACTTATCAACCCTCAACCTAATGATCATACTCTTGCTGAACTGGCCAAGAACCCGGCTCAAGATACAACACATGTGTTGACTACTGTTGCTTGCAATGGCTTGCTAAACCTGAACAATATAATTGACTGCCAGAAATTCAGCAAATGGAGTGTATTACTCAGGGTTACTGCTCGAGTACTGAGATTTATAGAAACATGTAAGGGTACTCCACTCAAGGCTCTCAATGTACAATATAGTAATGATTCTGAGTTGGAGGCAGCAGAGTTGGAGAGGGCTGAAACACTATGGATTCGTTCCATTCAAGGGGAGGCCTTTGAGAATGAGATTAAGTACTTGAAGAGCAACTCTGTTCATGGTAAGCCATTGTATGTTGAACAATTTGGTCTCTATCTAGATAAACAAATTCTGAAGTGCAAGGGGAGACTTGGCAATGCATTATTAGCTGCGACTGAGAGGCACCCTATTTTGTTACCCACCAAGCACCCATTCGtcaagctacttgtgatggagGTACATAGTCGAGTGAAGCATGGGGGAGTGAATACTACTCTTGTAGCCACACGCGAGAGGTACTGGATCTTGAAGGGTAGGCAGTTGGTTAAAGGAATCATAAGAAGATGTGTAATGTGTAAAAGGATGGAAGGTCCTCCTTATGGCTTGCAGCCCTCTCCTGATCTTCCAGAGTTCAGAGTATCAGACAGTCCTCCCTTTACTCACACCGGGCTAGACTTTGCAGGCCCTTTGTATGTTCGAGAGTTAAGAAATTCAGACGTTTCTTCCAAAGTCTACATTTGTTTGTTCACGTGCGTATCTACCCGTGCAATTCACTTGGAGCTTACTCGTTCTCTTAATGTCGACACTTTTTTGCTGGCGTTTCGTAGGTTTGTTGGTAGGCGTGGCTTGCCAGCTACTTTAATCTCAGACAACGCAAAGACCTTTAAGTCTTCATCAAGAGAAATCAGTTCGATTTGTCGAGCTGCTGAGGTGTTGCAGTACTTGAGTAACCAGCGTACCACTTGGAAATTTATTGTGGCCAAGTCCCCTTGGTGGGGAGGCTTTTATGAACGGATGGTACAAACAGTGAAGAGACCCCTGAGGAAGATAATAGGAAGGTCAAATTTGCGATATGATGAACTGAACACCATCCTTATTGAAGTGGAGTCTGTGATTAATTGTCGTCCTTTGACCTTCGTATATGATGACAACGAAGGGGTGAGTTATGCCTTGACCCCATCACATTTACTGTATGGGCGACGGATGGCTGTTTCCCCATGTGCAGGACACTATGAAGTTGTTAGTACTAATGCTGCTCTGACAAGAAGGTCAAGGAATCACAAGCACGTACTCAATCAGATAATAAACAGTTGGAGGAAAGACTACCTACTTAGTCTACGTGAAGTACGGACAAGTAAGCTCAGTGGATCAGGCTCTTCTGTTCGAGTTGGAGATGTTGTAATATTAAAGGACGAACATATTAAAAGAGCTTTTTGGAAATTTGCTAAGGTAATTGAGCTTCTAAAGGGATCAGATGGAATTGCTAGAGCAGCTTTAATTAATGTGTCAACAGGAAGTGGACCCCCCAAGATATTGAAGAGGAGCACACGTCATCTAATTCCCATTGAGGTTGCTTGTTCAGAAGAAATTCAATCTGATGTTCCTCCCACAGTTGTAACAGATGGCTCGCTTGTTAATGATTCGGATAAAATGGCTGAAGGTGCAAATGATACTGAAGTCCCTCAACAGGATGACAATTCCAGGCTGCGTAGACAAGCTGCAATCAGGGGGGAACAGACACGAAGAACCTGGACTGGACATTGACAGTGTTTGCTCCCATCTGTGACCAAACAGGGGGAGTGTGTTAGAATTGATTTGTATTTATTATAGGTTTAACTTTGTTAGTGTAATTAGGATATAGGTTTTCGGTACGCATGTTTCAATCACGTGATAAAAAATGGCTGCCATGTAAGTGACCTCGTGTTCGTCGTGAGTTTCGGGCTGTTAGTTTTCGAAGATAAATCACAACAGCTATTAAACCATAAATTTTAACATAAATTATGATCAATTACTGGtagctatacatagctataatggTATATTTCAAAACGTGATGATAATTTTGTTcttttatatacatatatattattaGGTAAAAGTACACAAGTAGTATACATCACTTGCTCAGGCTTTGTGTACTACATCCCAAGGCTAAGGGTGTTTAAATCAGACAAAAGCATTGCAGCTATGGTATAGCAATTACATAAAATGCATGGGTATGGCCAGACAATGGATGGGAAAGTGTATAATTATAGATACCTATGGAGGTGAAATAATAACAATATTGGTCATTGCTTAGCAATTGATGATTTCAAATGTTAGTAAccatatttgactggttaatagctgCAGCTACTATAAATTTCAGCAAGGAAACCATGCAGTGACTATGCGAGGGTAGCTTCTCCGACATGTTGGAATCAGTCCAATTTACAAAATAAACAACTTCCGACATGTCGAAGAAGGAAACATTACT from Dysidea avara chromosome 2, odDysAvar1.4, whole genome shotgun sequence includes these protein-coding regions:
- the LOC136248098 gene encoding uncharacterized protein, encoding MVNIRGLEALGVTSDQYGSFLIPVIMTKLPDEIRLRIAREAGRNAWKINPLLDILKQEVEAREVSEGSTISTMKNPVAQPPRREPSSTGSALIANNYGMHCVYCNGEHYSASCSTVTSVRDRKDILLKAGRCFNCLRAKHKSKECNNQRTCRHCHRRHHQSICERAPPAVNTGSGGTDLRLTDKSTVDTSIEGVTSTTNSNKASTGKGVVLLQTARAIAVGETKRVPIRILLDGGSQLSYVTKSLQERLGLKSIRREKLRVNTFGSSSFVANPCDIIKVPIQSPYSNETFNITAYTSPVICCPLPRLVDPSAFSHLAGLQLADASDSTQQIDILIGSDYYWSVVTGETIVGNHGPVAVNSRLGWLLSGPSGNSDTVNFTHCNVIVNCDDLVKVSKNDDLVNTLRSFWDTESIGVLDDSQDLADEDGFLVGLKFCHSRYEVNLPWRESGPSIPDHFDLCLGRLRHLHSRLLKSPELLERYHTIIQDQISKGIVELVPDDSRVATATSNTVHYLPHHGVIRQDKQTTKLRVVYDGSAKTRMDPLSLNDFLKTGPNMIPRLFDVLVKFRWQTIAVTADIEQAFLMVSIAPQDRDVLRFLWFTDPLDAASDIITLRFARLVFGLRPSPAILGSVISKHLDNYQSQYPQLIQSIKNSFYVDDFISGGATVEEVFNTYVVAKNVMAEGGFNLRKWASNSPELISRIINAESSSCTDATPGQSSGGDKSLQFIVGSGDPQSKLLGVGWDSCSDELHFNFLELTDQASKFPPSRRSLLKVTASIFDPLGILSPFVVKLKILFQTLCCQCTDWDQPLEGECLREWNKFLSEFRILNGARVPRCYFQKGRVLRLSELHGFSDASEHAYAAVLYLRNVYMDGTISISLVASKTRVTPVKKQSIPRLELLGALILTRLVNAVLGKLPMQLTPTYWVDSTAALFWIKNHRPWKQYVSRRVAEIRSHTSPSQWKHCPGVLNPADLPSRGLGAQKLLDSALWWGGPPYLKSSESEWPELINPQPNDHTLAELAKNPAQDTTHVLTTVACNGLLNLNNIIDCQKFSKWSVLLRVTARVLRFIETCKGTPLKALNVQYSNDSELEAAELERAETLWIRSIQGEAFENEIKYLKSNSVHGKPLYVEQFGLYLDKQILKCKGRLGNALLAATERHPILLPTKHPFVKLLVMEVHSRVKHGGVNTTLVATRERYWILKGRQLVKGIIRRCVMCKRMEGPPYGLQPSPDLPEFRVSDSPPFTHTGLDFAGPLYVRELRNSDVSSKVYICLFTCVSTRAIHLELTRSLNVDTFLLAFRRFVGRRGLPATLISDNAKTFKSSSREISSICRAAEVLQYLSNQRTTWKFIVAKSPWWGGFYERMVQTVKRPLRKIIGRSNLRYDELNTILIEVESVINCRPLTFVYDDNEGVSYALTPSHLLYGRRMAVSPCAGHYEVVSTNAALTRRSRNHKHVLNQIINSWRKDYLLSLREVRTSKLSGSGSSVRVGDVVILKDEHIKRAFWKFAKVIELLKGSDGIARAALINVSTGSGPPKILKRSTRHLIPIEVACSEEIQSDVPPTVVTDGSLVNDSDKMAEGANDTEVPQQDDNSRLRRQAAIRGEQTRRTWTGH